Proteins encoded in a region of the Rutidosis leptorrhynchoides isolate AG116_Rl617_1_P2 chromosome 9, CSIRO_AGI_Rlap_v1, whole genome shotgun sequence genome:
- the LOC139868685 gene encoding uncharacterized protein, producing the protein MSEIKGGEPRVTQSYVISLQTKNKLVVIDGSIEKYETDNVLAMHWDRCNSVVLSWILNSISEELFSGQVFSQLAKTVWDELKETYDIIDGSITFNLYQSVNTVSQNGSPIFDYYHKLNALWKQFDALVKLPSCTCTVNVEFKKT; encoded by the exons ATGTCTGAAATTAAAGGAGGGGAACCCAGGGTCACTCAA AGCTATGTTATTAgcctacaaactaaaaataaacttgtcGTCATTGATGGTTCTATTGAAAAATATGAAACTGATAATGTGCTTGCTATGCATTGGGATAGGTGTAACTCTGTTGTGCTCTCTTGGATTCTGAATTCAATATCTGAGGAATTGTTTTCAGGACAAGTGTTTTCTCAACTTGCTAAAACTGTTTGGGATGAATTAAAGGAAACCTATGACATAATTGATGGTTCTATTACCTTTAATCTTTATCAAAGTGTTAACACTGTGTCTCAAAATGGCAGTCCCATTTTTGATTATTATCATAAACTTAATGCTTTATGGAAACAGTTTGATGCATTAGTCAAATTACCTTCTTGCACCTGCACTGTTAATGTTGAGTTTAAAAAAACATAA
- the LOC139868686 gene encoding uncharacterized mitochondrial protein AtMg00810-like: MATPLEPGVVLNSTESDDDHLLLDISGYQKLVGKLIYLTMTRPDISYDVGCLSQYMHSPLESHVKVAFRVLRYLKGNLGVGISINKTPGMLNLTAHSDADWGKCLRSRKSVTGYDIG, translated from the coding sequence ATGGCTACTCCTCTTGAACCTGGTGTGGTTTTAAACTCCACTGAATCTGATGATGATCATTTGCTTCTTGATATAAGTGGATATCAAAAGTTGGTTGGAAAACTTATTTACTTGACCATGACAAGGCCTGATATATCATATGATGTTGGATGCTTAAGTCAATACATGCATTCTCCTCTTGAATCACATGTGAAAGTTGCCTTTAGGGTTTTAAGATACTTAAAAGGCAATCTAGGTGTTGGTATATCCATTAATAAAACCCCAGGTATGTTAAACTTAACTGCACACTCAGATGCTGACTGGGGTAAGTGCTTGAGATCTAGAAAGTCTGTCACAGggtatgatatcggctaa